One window of the Niallia circulans genome contains the following:
- the gatC gene encoding Asp-tRNA(Asn)/Glu-tRNA(Gln) amidotransferase subunit GatC — MSRITKEEVKHVANLARLEISEEEAELFQKQLDAIISFAEELNELDTEGIEPTSHVLDMKNVLREDVPTKGLPVEEVLRNAPDHQDGQIKVPSIME, encoded by the coding sequence ATGTCAAGAATAACAAAGGAAGAAGTAAAACATGTTGCCAATCTTGCTAGACTTGAAATATCAGAAGAGGAAGCAGAGCTTTTTCAAAAGCAATTAGATGCTATTATTTCTTTTGCAGAAGAACTAAATGAGCTAGACACAGAGGGGATCGAGCCAACTTCCCACGTTTTAGATATGAAAAATGTGTTGCGTGAAGATGTACCAACAAAAGGTCTGCCTGTTGAGGAAGTTTTACGTAACGCACCAGATCATCAAGATGGGCAAATTAAAGTTCCATCTATTATGGAGTAA
- the gatA gene encoding Asp-tRNA(Asn)/Glu-tRNA(Gln) amidotransferase subunit GatA, translating into MSLFDQKMTDLQELLHKKEISVSDLVKESYSRIKDVDEKVQAFLTLDEENALSKASELDSKLVNGEHSGSLFGMPIGIKDNIVTKNLRTTCSSRILENFQPIYNATVIDKLQAAGAITIGKLNMDEFAMGSSTENSYYQKTKNPWNLETVPGGSSGGSAASVAAGEVLFSLGSDTGGSIRQPAAFCGVVGLKPTYGRISRFGLVAFASSLDQIGPITRTVEDNAFLLNAISGVDPMDSTSANVEVPDFTKGLTGDIKGMKIAVPKEYLAEGVSEVVRQSVLDALKVLEKLGATWEEVSLPHSKYALATYYLLSSSEASANLSRFDGVRYGYRADNAETLIDLYKRSRAEGFGDEVKRRIMLGTFALSSGYYDAYYKKAQKVRTLIKKDFEDVFEEYDVIVGPTTPTPAFKLGEKVDDPLTMYANDILTIPVNLAGVPGISVPCGFSNGLPLGLQIIGKHFDEASVYKVAYAFEQATDYHKQKPTL; encoded by the coding sequence ATGAGTCTTTTTGATCAAAAAATGACAGATTTACAAGAACTATTACATAAAAAAGAGATATCTGTATCGGATTTAGTAAAGGAATCGTATAGTCGTATAAAAGATGTAGATGAGAAAGTACAAGCATTTTTAACATTAGATGAAGAAAATGCTTTATCTAAAGCTAGTGAATTAGATAGTAAATTAGTGAACGGGGAACATTCAGGCAGCTTATTCGGAATGCCAATTGGTATCAAAGATAATATTGTTACGAAGAATTTAAGAACAACCTGTTCAAGCAGAATCTTAGAAAATTTCCAGCCGATTTATAATGCTACAGTTATAGACAAGCTGCAAGCAGCAGGAGCAATAACAATTGGAAAACTTAATATGGATGAATTTGCTATGGGTTCTTCAACTGAGAATTCCTATTATCAAAAGACGAAAAACCCTTGGAATCTTGAGACCGTTCCTGGTGGATCATCAGGTGGATCAGCAGCATCTGTAGCAGCAGGGGAGGTATTATTTTCTCTTGGATCAGATACTGGTGGTTCTATTCGTCAACCAGCAGCATTTTGCGGAGTGGTCGGCTTAAAACCTACATATGGAAGAATTTCTCGTTTTGGCTTAGTAGCATTTGCCTCCTCATTGGATCAAATCGGCCCAATTACACGTACGGTAGAAGATAATGCTTTCTTACTTAATGCTATTTCTGGAGTAGATCCAATGGATTCTACGTCGGCAAATGTAGAGGTTCCTGATTTTACAAAGGGGCTTACTGGAGATATTAAGGGCATGAAAATAGCTGTGCCGAAAGAGTATCTAGCAGAGGGTGTTAGCGAAGTTGTGCGCCAATCAGTTCTAGATGCTTTGAAAGTATTGGAAAAATTAGGGGCAACATGGGAAGAAGTATCCCTGCCACATAGTAAATATGCCCTGGCAACTTACTATTTACTATCTTCTTCAGAAGCATCAGCAAACCTATCTCGTTTTGATGGAGTTCGTTATGGATATCGTGCGGATAATGCGGAAACGTTAATCGATCTATACAAACGTTCTCGTGCTGAAGGGTTCGGAGATGAAGTGAAGCGTAGAATTATGCTTGGTACTTTTGCTTTAAGCTCTGGCTACTATGACGCTTATTATAAAAAAGCACAAAAGGTACGTACTCTTATTAAAAAAGACTTTGAAGATGTTTTTGAAGAATATGATGTAATTGTTGGTCCAACTACACCGACTCCTGCCTTTAAATTGGGAGAAAAGGTAGATGATCCTTTAACTATGTATGCAAATGATATTTTAACAATTCCAGTGAACCTTGCTGGAGTTCCAGGTATTTCTGTTCCTTGTGGATTCTCTAACGGTTTACCGCTTGGTTTACAAATTATTGGAAAACACTTTGATGAAGCATCTGTTTATAAAGTAGCGTATGCGTTTGAACAGGCTACAGACTATCATAAACAAAAACCAACGCTGTAA
- the gatB gene encoding Asp-tRNA(Asn)/Glu-tRNA(Gln) amidotransferase subunit GatB, producing MEFETVIGLEVHVELKTQSKIFSASPNHFGAAPNTNTTVVDLGYPGVLPVLNKKAVEYGMKASMALNCEIATETKFDRKNYFYPDNPKAYQISQFDKPIGEHGWIEIEVDGYKKRIGITRVHLEEDAGKLNHEKGYSLVDFNRQGTPLIEIVSEPDIRTPNEAYAYLEKLKSIIQYTGVSDCKMEEGSLRCDANISIRPVGQAEFGTKTELKNLNSFNFVRKGLEYEEQRQREVVSSGGVINQETRRFDEATSTTLLMRVKEGSDDYRYFPEPDLPDLYIDEDWKARIRAEIPELPDARQKRYMEEWGLPEYDAKVLTVTKEMADFFEGTVANGAEPKLASNWVMGDVSAYLNAEQKELAEVKLTPENLAGMIKLIGNGTISSKIAKQVFKELIENGGDAEAIVKEKGLVQISDEGALLKIIGEVLDNNPQSIEDFKNGKQKAIGFLVGQLMKATKGQANPQMVNKLLVQEMNKR from the coding sequence ATGGAATTTGAAACAGTCATTGGGCTAGAAGTCCATGTAGAGTTAAAAACACAATCAAAAATATTTTCCGCAAGTCCTAACCATTTTGGCGCTGCACCAAATACAAACACAACAGTAGTAGATTTAGGATATCCGGGTGTACTGCCTGTTTTAAATAAAAAGGCTGTAGAATATGGCATGAAAGCTTCTATGGCATTAAATTGTGAAATAGCTACAGAAACGAAATTTGACCGTAAAAACTATTTTTATCCGGACAATCCGAAAGCTTACCAAATCTCTCAATTTGATAAGCCTATTGGTGAACATGGATGGATTGAAATTGAAGTCGATGGCTATAAAAAAAGAATTGGCATTACTCGTGTTCATTTAGAAGAGGATGCTGGGAAATTGAATCATGAGAAAGGATATTCGTTAGTGGACTTCAACCGTCAAGGAACGCCATTAATTGAAATCGTTTCTGAGCCAGATATTCGTACACCAAATGAAGCATACGCATATTTAGAAAAATTGAAATCCATCATTCAATACACAGGTGTATCTGACTGTAAAATGGAAGAAGGTTCTTTGCGCTGTGATGCCAACATTTCCATTCGTCCAGTAGGACAAGCGGAATTTGGAACAAAGACAGAGCTGAAAAACTTAAACTCCTTTAACTTTGTCCGCAAAGGATTAGAATACGAAGAGCAACGTCAAAGAGAAGTTGTTTCTTCCGGTGGTGTTATTAATCAGGAAACACGCCGCTTTGATGAGGCAACAAGTACGACATTGTTAATGCGTGTAAAAGAAGGTTCTGATGATTATCGCTACTTCCCTGAGCCGGATTTACCAGATTTATATATTGATGAAGACTGGAAGGCAAGAATCCGTGCGGAAATTCCAGAGTTGCCAGATGCAAGACAAAAGCGCTATATGGAAGAATGGGGCTTACCAGAGTACGATGCAAAAGTATTAACCGTTACGAAGGAAATGGCTGACTTCTTTGAAGGTACTGTGGCAAATGGAGCCGAGCCAAAGTTAGCTTCTAACTGGGTAATGGGAGATGTCTCTGCTTATTTAAATGCCGAACAAAAGGAGCTGGCTGAAGTAAAGCTTACTCCAGAAAACCTTGCTGGCATGATTAAGCTGATTGGAAATGGGACAATCTCCAGTAAGATTGCGAAACAAGTTTTTAAAGAACTGATTGAAAACGGCGGCGATGCGGAAGCCATTGTAAAAGAGAAGGGGCTAGTGCAAATCTCTGACGAAGGTGCATTACTGAAAATTATTGGTGAAGTGTTAGATAATAATCCGCAATCCATAGAAGACTTTAAAAACGGAAAACAAAAAGCAATTGGTTTCCTTGTTGGGCAATTAATGAAAGCAACAAAAGGCCAAGCAAATCCACAAATGGTCAACAAGTTATTAGTTCAGGAAATGAATAAAAGATAA
- the plsY gene encoding glycerol-3-phosphate 1-O-acyltransferase PlsY has protein sequence MYLLILLLASYLIGSFPTALIIGKVFYGIDIRKHGSNNPGATNSIRVLGKKAGIAVLLLDVGKGALAASLPYLLMVDVNPLYTGLIAVVGHCFPIFAGFRGGKAIATTAGTLLVANPALFLISYFAFFAIIIITKYVFLGSISVGITIFLYALFSPDIQHDWLFFLFLLLLIFLHRSNIINFIHHKEPKVNDKNVKKDRINPKKIV, from the coding sequence ATGTATTTGCTTATTCTACTATTAGCTTCCTACTTAATTGGTTCTTTTCCGACCGCCTTAATTATTGGTAAAGTTTTTTACGGCATTGATATTCGGAAACATGGAAGCAATAATCCAGGAGCGACTAATTCGATTCGCGTGTTAGGCAAAAAAGCCGGAATTGCTGTTCTTCTACTCGATGTTGGAAAAGGAGCACTCGCGGCAAGTCTGCCCTACTTACTAATGGTAGATGTTAATCCCTTATATACTGGATTGATAGCTGTTGTTGGTCATTGTTTTCCAATCTTTGCAGGTTTTCGCGGCGGAAAGGCAATCGCTACAACTGCTGGCACCTTACTCGTTGCTAATCCTGCTCTATTTTTGATTTCCTATTTCGCTTTCTTTGCTATTATAATTATTACAAAATATGTGTTTCTTGGTAGTATTTCTGTTGGAATAACCATCTTCTTATATGCGCTATTTTCACCCGATATCCAGCATGACTGGCTCTTTTTCTTGTTTTTATTACTATTAATCTTTTTACATCGCTCTAATATTATAAATTTTATTCATCACAAAGAACCTAAAGTAAACGATAAAAACGTAAAAAAGGATCGAATTAACCCGAAGAAGATTGTCTAA
- a CDS encoding RNA polymerase sigma factor, whose product MAGKGGEAISDQVLIEKIKAGNDHAFRLLVEKHRDYLFRSIYSILKDQKEAEDATQEVFIKIYTSLPKYENQGFKTWITRIAINHAIDMRRKKQRRKEEMAEELESHIGGSQTDDVELEVLRRERQRLVQKRLEEVPANYRDVIYGFYIQEKSYQEMAAEQNVQVKTIETKLYRARLWIKTHWKEEEFL is encoded by the coding sequence ATGGCAGGAAAGGGGGGAGAGGCCATTAGTGATCAAGTATTAATTGAAAAGATAAAAGCAGGAAATGATCACGCATTTCGTTTGTTAGTAGAAAAGCATCGGGACTACTTGTTTCGTTCGATATATAGCATTTTAAAGGACCAAAAAGAAGCGGAAGATGCTACACAAGAAGTGTTTATTAAAATCTATACCTCTCTCCCCAAATATGAGAATCAAGGATTTAAAACATGGATAACAAGAATTGCTATCAATCATGCTATTGATATGAGAAGAAAAAAACAAAGAAGAAAAGAAGAGATGGCAGAAGAATTGGAATCCCATATAGGAGGCTCTCAGACTGATGATGTAGAACTAGAAGTGTTGAGGCGCGAACGACAAAGACTTGTGCAGAAAAGACTGGAGGAAGTCCCCGCTAATTACAGGGACGTCATTTATGGTTTTTACATTCAAGAAAAAAGTTATCAAGAAATGGCAGCAGAACAAAATGTTCAAGTGAAAACAATTGAAACGAAGCTGTATCGCGCAAGACTCTGGATCAAAACGCATTGGAAGGAGGAAGAATTTTTATGA
- a CDS encoding diacylglycerol kinase, with protein sequence MKRARIIYNPTSGREAFKRHLPEVLKRLEEAGYETSCHATTGPEDATYAARVAVERRFDLVIAAGGDGTINEVVNGMAEQEYRPKLGIIPVGTTNDFARALHIPRDVIGAVDVIAKGDTIPIDIGRMNDKYFINISGGGHLTEISYEVPSKLKTMLGQLAYYLKGIEMLPFIKASHVRIEYDGKLFDGEAMLFLVGLTNSVGGFEKLAPGASINDGLFSLLILKKANLAEFIRIASLALRGEHINDPNVIYTNANYIKVSSDEKVQVNLDGEFGGLLPAEFINLYRHFELFVPLDAIRDEDRPDVKDYKEMLQIDNNKE encoded by the coding sequence ATGAAAAGGGCAAGAATAATATATAATCCTACTTCAGGTCGGGAAGCTTTTAAAAGACATTTACCAGAGGTGCTAAAAAGATTAGAAGAGGCAGGGTATGAAACTTCCTGTCATGCAACGACTGGACCAGAGGACGCAACATATGCAGCGAGAGTAGCCGTAGAAAGACGATTTGATCTCGTCATAGCTGCAGGCGGTGATGGAACGATTAATGAAGTAGTCAATGGAATGGCAGAACAGGAATATCGTCCAAAGCTTGGAATTATTCCAGTAGGAACGACAAATGATTTCGCAAGAGCATTGCATATTCCTAGAGATGTCATTGGTGCAGTAGATGTTATTGCAAAAGGTGATACTATTCCGATTGATATTGGAAGAATGAATGACAAATACTTCATTAATATTAGTGGTGGCGGACATTTAACAGAAATTTCTTATGAAGTTCCTAGTAAATTGAAAACCATGCTTGGACAGCTAGCATACTATTTAAAAGGTATCGAAATGCTGCCTTTCATTAAAGCTTCGCATGTCAGAATTGAGTACGACGGCAAGTTATTTGATGGAGAAGCCATGTTGTTTCTTGTAGGTCTGACTAATTCTGTTGGCGGTTTCGAAAAATTAGCCCCTGGCGCATCTATTAATGATGGGTTATTCTCTCTATTGATCTTAAAAAAGGCAAACCTTGCAGAGTTTATTCGAATTGCGAGCCTTGCGTTACGTGGAGAACATATAAATGATCCTAATGTCATTTATACGAATGCGAATTATATAAAGGTTAGCTCAGATGAGAAAGTACAAGTAAATCTTGATGGAGAATTTGGCGGATTATTGCCAGCTGAATTTATTAATTTGTATCGTCATTTTGAGTTATTTGTACCGCTTGACGCGATTCGCGATGAAGACCGACCAGATGTCAAGGATTATAAAGAGATGTTACAAATAGACAATAATAAGGAGTGA
- the rlmD gene encoding 23S rRNA (uracil(1939)-C(5))-methyltransferase RlmD codes for MSKTLPVQKNDIIDIVFEDLTHEGSGVAKIDGYPLFIPNGLPGEKATVKVIKTNKNYGFGRLLEIKERSPYRVEAPCLIYKECGGCQLQHLSYEGQLKTKHKHVKDVLERIGKINTIVHPTLGMENPWRYRNKSQVPIGEQEGGLIGGFYQQRSHQIINMEQCLIQQEENDYVVNTVKDICSKYGVRAYDEARHKGDLRHIMVRRGLVTKEIMIVLITRTQDIPNRKAIVDEIVQKVPNIKSIIHNVNNKKTNVIMGDTTRVLWGEETITDYIGDVRFAISARSFYQVNPEQTKVLYEKALEYADLSGEEKVIDAYCGIGTISLFLAKKARKVFGVEIVPQAIEDARNNAVLNDIHNVDFAVGEAEVVIPNWYKEGNEADVLVVDPPRKGCDEALLQTILDMKPKKVVYVSCNPATLARDLRILEDGGYKTEEVQPVDMFPQTMHVEAVARLTLNIV; via the coding sequence ATGAGTAAAACATTACCCGTTCAAAAGAACGATATAATAGATATAGTTTTTGAAGATTTAACCCATGAAGGTTCAGGTGTGGCAAAGATAGATGGTTACCCCCTCTTTATCCCCAATGGACTTCCAGGTGAAAAAGCAACTGTAAAAGTAATTAAAACAAATAAGAATTACGGTTTTGGTCGTCTGCTAGAGATTAAAGAAAGAAGTCCCTATCGTGTAGAAGCGCCATGCCTTATATACAAGGAATGCGGCGGCTGTCAATTACAGCATTTAAGCTATGAAGGACAATTGAAAACAAAACATAAACACGTGAAGGATGTTTTAGAACGAATTGGAAAAATCAATACGATTGTTCATCCAACACTCGGGATGGAAAACCCTTGGCGTTACCGTAATAAATCCCAAGTTCCAATTGGAGAACAAGAAGGTGGCCTCATTGGCGGATTTTATCAACAGCGCTCTCATCAAATTATTAATATGGAGCAATGCCTCATCCAACAAGAAGAAAATGATTATGTCGTAAATACAGTAAAAGATATTTGTTCAAAATATGGGGTTCGTGCATATGACGAAGCTCGTCATAAGGGAGATTTACGTCATATTATGGTAAGAAGAGGATTGGTTACGAAGGAAATCATGATTGTCTTAATTACCCGTACACAGGATATCCCCAATCGCAAAGCAATTGTTGATGAAATTGTTCAAAAGGTGCCAAATATTAAATCGATTATCCACAATGTGAATAACAAAAAAACAAATGTGATAATGGGAGATACTACTCGCGTACTTTGGGGAGAAGAGACGATTACGGATTATATTGGCGATGTAAGATTTGCTATTTCAGCTCGTTCTTTTTATCAAGTAAATCCGGAACAAACAAAGGTGCTTTATGAGAAAGCATTGGAGTATGCTGATTTGAGTGGAGAAGAGAAAGTAATTGATGCCTATTGTGGAATCGGCACCATTTCTTTATTTTTGGCAAAAAAGGCAAGGAAAGTATTTGGAGTTGAAATTGTCCCACAAGCAATTGAAGATGCAAGAAATAACGCTGTGTTAAATGATATCCACAATGTCGATTTTGCAGTAGGAGAAGCAGAAGTAGTTATCCCCAACTGGTATAAAGAAGGAAATGAAGCAGATGTTTTAGTAGTAGATCCACCAAGAAAAGGCTGTGATGAAGCATTACTGCAAACAATTCTTGATATGAAGCCAAAGAAAGTCGTCTATGTGTCCTGTAATCCAGCGACTTTAGCTCGTGATTTGCGCATATTAGAGGATGGTGGCTATAAGACAGAAGAAGTACAGCCTGTGGATATGTTTCCTCAAACGATGCATGTGGAGGCAGTGGCGAGATTAACGTTGAATATTGTCTAA
- a CDS encoding LysR family transcriptional regulator produces MSIVRLEIFSKVIELGSFTKAAKRLNMTQSAVSHAISSLETEWGVSLLIRDRRKGISLTEIGKNTLPHIREVLNRMESINQEIALAKSIETGTIRIGTFASASSCLLPKLLVKFQKKHPNIEFKFYEGTYEEITEWLLSGIIDIGFVVEKESNTNFELVPLIKDKMVVAFHAEHKFLHKDTIDIRDIEKESFIMPTGMYQSHVEELFKQAQIKPFIRFEVHDCNTIANMVQEGLGITIGPELFLKTQQNIKIGNLNLTNYREVSLACSAISEASPAVKEFLKVANNVFTDSNKTTNK; encoded by the coding sequence ATGAGTATTGTTCGTTTAGAAATTTTTTCTAAAGTAATAGAATTAGGGAGTTTTACCAAGGCAGCTAAAAGATTAAATATGACACAGTCAGCAGTAAGTCACGCTATTTCCAGTTTAGAAACCGAATGGGGAGTTTCGTTATTAATTCGTGACCGCAGAAAAGGAATATCACTTACTGAAATAGGAAAAAATACTCTTCCGCATATAAGAGAAGTATTGAATAGAATGGAAAGTATTAATCAAGAAATTGCATTAGCAAAAAGTATAGAGACTGGGACAATTCGTATTGGTACCTTTGCGAGTGCTTCTTCCTGTTTATTACCAAAATTGCTTGTAAAATTTCAAAAAAAACACCCTAATATCGAATTTAAGTTTTATGAAGGTACTTATGAAGAGATAACAGAATGGTTACTATCTGGAATTATTGATATCGGGTTTGTTGTAGAAAAGGAATCAAATACTAACTTTGAGCTAGTACCTCTCATTAAAGATAAAATGGTTGTAGCATTTCATGCCGAGCATAAATTCCTTCACAAGGACACAATAGATATACGCGATATAGAGAAGGAATCTTTTATCATGCCAACAGGAATGTACCAATCTCATGTAGAGGAGTTATTTAAACAAGCACAAATTAAACCCTTTATCCGTTTTGAAGTACATGATTGCAATACCATTGCTAATATGGTACAAGAAGGACTTGGGATTACAATTGGTCCGGAACTGTTTTTAAAAACACAACAAAATATCAAAATAGGAAATCTAAATTTAACAAATTACCGCGAAGTTTCATTAGCTTGCTCTGCAATCTCTGAGGCCTCCCCGGCTGTTAAAGAATTTCTAAAGGTTGCTAATAATGTCTTCACCGACTCTAATAAGACAACTAACAAGTAA
- a CDS encoding MFS transporter gives MCNLKKNINQVIIILLSLGAFVMGTAEFVVSGILEIISSDLGISISIAGQLITVYSLSYAMGALVLVVLTAKFERKKILLYSIITFIIGNIVAFFSYDYFLLILSRVIKAISGGLYIVVATNYAAQIAITEKKGSAMATVITGFTVSLVLGVPIGTFLAAYLNWRYIFLIIAVFTVFLLLLLYKLLPSIKGKKPIPFKQQIQIIKDRRVIMGLITTIFWILGYTMVFAYISPLLSNGANFSIEMTSIALFVLGTFAFLGSRFGGYAVDKWGPNRTISISLLVHAISLFVLTVTQYSIIGVFITLAVWGGATWTTTSAKQFYLISLKPQSSETILSFNTALMNIGMMLGSALGGILIQHTNIINLTWIGGLFVILAFIFINYSFNLNKAKLRKVRI, from the coding sequence ATGTGCAATTTGAAAAAAAACATTAATCAAGTAATTATTATTCTATTATCTCTAGGAGCTTTTGTAATGGGGACAGCAGAGTTTGTTGTTTCTGGTATATTAGAGATTATATCTTCTGATTTAGGTATATCTATCTCAATAGCAGGACAATTGATAACCGTATATTCATTATCCTATGCGATGGGGGCGTTGGTGTTAGTAGTATTAACGGCAAAATTTGAGCGTAAAAAGATATTATTATATTCTATTATCACGTTTATTATAGGAAATATAGTCGCCTTTTTTAGCTATGATTATTTCTTATTAATTCTTTCTAGGGTCATTAAAGCAATAAGTGGAGGATTATACATAGTCGTTGCGACAAACTATGCCGCTCAAATTGCTATAACAGAAAAAAAGGGGAGTGCCATGGCAACAGTTATCACTGGTTTTACTGTATCATTAGTACTTGGTGTACCCATCGGAACATTTTTAGCTGCTTATCTAAATTGGCGTTATATTTTTCTGATTATTGCTGTCTTTACAGTTTTTCTTTTATTATTACTTTACAAATTATTACCTAGTATAAAGGGAAAGAAGCCTATACCATTTAAACAACAGATTCAAATTATCAAGGATAGACGAGTTATTATGGGGTTAATAACTACTATTTTTTGGATATTGGGGTATACGATGGTATTTGCTTATATTTCTCCGTTATTAAGTAATGGTGCAAACTTTTCCATAGAAATGACTAGCATCGCTTTATTTGTTTTAGGCACTTTTGCTTTTCTAGGTTCACGTTTTGGCGGATATGCCGTTGATAAGTGGGGACCAAATCGAACGATATCCATTAGTTTGTTAGTACATGCAATTTCTTTATTTGTGTTAACAGTTACACAGTATTCAATAATAGGTGTATTTATAACTTTGGCAGTATGGGGTGGAGCGACTTGGACAACAACATCCGCAAAGCAATTTTATTTAATTTCACTAAAACCACAATCATCTGAAACTATACTAAGTTTTAATACAGCTTTAATGAATATTGGGATGATGCTTGGTTCAGCTTTAGGGGGAATCCTTATACAACATACAAATATTATAAATTTAACTTGGATTGGTGGGTTATTTGTAATTCTTGCTTTCATTTTTATCAATTATTCTTTTAACTTAAACAAAGCAAAATTAAGGAAAGTTAGGATATAA
- a CDS encoding zinc-binding dehydrogenase encodes MKALIHDNLNKNGQLCIRKIPDSSPKKNEVKIKIKVAGLNRRDLFVMKNRDEEEGEFIPGSDGAGVIVEVGSDIYSDVLNQEVIINPTLNWERSDDVPISPNILGGPTNGTFAEYVTVPFKNVVQKPRQLSWEEAGTLGLSAVTAYRALFTKGKLKSDEIVLIPGIGGGVATFAMQFAKAVGAKVIVTSRHSQTLKKAQRLGADITLNSNIDWKDALGDTKVDLILDSIGPATFSKYLEIIKPNGRIVCFGASSGDSITLPLRSLFYPQIQLIGTSMGSTQEFEEMIHFVMKHSISTVTENVYPFEEAKIALEHLENGVHFGNIGLAMY; translated from the coding sequence TTGAAAGCGTTGATACATGATAATTTAAATAAGAATGGCCAATTGTGTATTAGAAAAATTCCAGATAGCAGCCCCAAAAAAAACGAAGTGAAAATAAAAATAAAGGTTGCGGGGCTTAATAGACGTGATTTATTTGTGATGAAAAATAGAGATGAAGAAGAAGGTGAATTCATTCCAGGATCAGATGGTGCAGGGGTTATTGTAGAAGTTGGGTCAGACATTTATTCCGACGTATTAAATCAGGAAGTTATCATTAATCCTACTTTAAATTGGGAGAGGTCAGACGATGTTCCAATTTCTCCAAATATATTGGGTGGACCTACAAACGGCACTTTTGCTGAATATGTTACGGTTCCATTTAAAAATGTGGTTCAAAAGCCTCGACAATTAAGTTGGGAAGAGGCGGGAACACTTGGTTTATCTGCTGTTACAGCTTATAGAGCACTTTTTACCAAAGGAAAACTAAAATCAGATGAAATAGTACTTATACCTGGTATAGGTGGTGGTGTTGCAACATTTGCAATGCAATTTGCGAAAGCAGTAGGTGCAAAGGTAATAGTTACATCTCGTCATAGTCAGACATTAAAGAAGGCACAAAGATTAGGAGCCGATATTACTCTTAATAGCAACATTGATTGGAAGGATGCTTTAGGCGATACAAAAGTAGATCTTATTTTAGATAGTATTGGTCCAGCAACATTTTCAAAGTATTTGGAAATTATTAAACCTAATGGCAGGATTGTATGTTTTGGTGCAAGTTCAGGAGATAGTATAACATTACCCTTGCGTAGTCTTTTCTATCCTCAAATTCAATTGATTGGTACATCTATGGGGAGCACTCAGGAGTTTGAGGAAATGATTCATTTCGTTATGAAACATTCAATTTCTACTGTTACTGAAAATGTGTATCCTTTTGAGGAAGCTAAGATTGCTTTAGAACATTTAGAAAATGGAGTGCATTTCGGTAATATTGGTTTAGCAATGTATTAA
- a CDS encoding VOC family protein, producing the protein MGKFTPHVATLEIPVSNLKNSLNWYLAIFDLKIHYQDSITAMLTFETKGVPTIYLVETKELNKLSFKNTITENVHSIIDFFTPSLAEFHSWLKEKNVVVGTLNIDPNHGFGRFSFKDPDGNLLGVTNVLHPKQLHNKFSCHAIQLLKKSWIANFTILF; encoded by the coding sequence ATGGGTAAATTCACGCCGCATGTAGCAACCTTGGAAATTCCAGTTTCAAATTTAAAAAATTCACTAAATTGGTATTTAGCTATCTTTGACTTAAAAATTCATTATCAGGATAGTATTACTGCTATGCTCACATTTGAAACTAAAGGAGTACCAACAATCTACTTGGTCGAAACAAAGGAATTAAACAAGCTATCATTCAAAAATACAATTACAGAAAACGTACATAGCATAATCGACTTCTTCACTCCTTCCTTAGCCGAGTTTCATAGTTGGCTAAAAGAGAAAAATGTAGTTGTTGGTACGTTGAATATTGATCCTAACCATGGTTTTGGAAGATTTAGTTTTAAAGATCCTGACGGAAATTTACTTGGTGTAACAAATGTCTTGCATCCTAAGCAACTACACAACAAATTTTCATGCCATGCAATCCAACTTTTAAAGAAAAGCTGGATTGCAAATTTCACTATTTTATTCTAG